A DNA window from Methanobacterium sp. contains the following coding sequences:
- a CDS encoding DUF488 domain-containing protein, with the protein MAPKVFTIGHSNHLFSTFLELIQKHDINLVADVRTNPYSKHSPHFNKKPLQKSLEESLIKYVYLGKNMGGKPRDKKFYHNHELIYHRLEKDEKYQEALNELIKLTEKNQIVIMCSEEDPKSCHRHHLIGQSLLKKGFEISHIRGHGDTDKVEMDFQARLV; encoded by the coding sequence ATGGCTCCTAAAGTATTCACCATCGGCCACAGCAACCACCTTTTCTCCACTTTCCTGGAATTAATCCAGAAACACGATATTAACCTGGTAGCAGATGTGAGGACCAACCCTTACAGCAAACACTCCCCACATTTTAACAAAAAACCTTTACAGAAATCATTGGAGGAGTCCCTGATTAAATACGTTTATCTGGGTAAAAATATGGGCGGTAAACCACGAGATAAAAAGTTTTACCATAACCATGAACTCATCTACCATCGTCTGGAAAAAGATGAAAAGTACCAGGAAGCATTGAATGAACTAATTAAGTTAACTGAAAAAAATCAGATAGTCATAATGTGCAGTGAGGAAGATCCTAAATCTTGCCATCGACATCACCTAATAGGCCAATCCCTCCTAAAAAAGGGGTTTGAAATATCACATATCAGAGGTCATGGAGACACAGATAAGGTTGAAATGGATTTTCAGGCCCGTTTAGTATAA